One stretch of Actinomycetes bacterium DNA includes these proteins:
- a CDS encoding DUF4126 domain-containing protein, whose translation MVFTSGWASGVNAYATVLVLGLIGRIGGVESIPEGLQRTDVLVAAAVLYALEFVTDKIPYLDSTWDAVHTAIRPTVGAAIALLVSGDADSLETAVLTATGGLTALASHLVKGGLRLAVNTSPEPASNIAVSVAEDGAVAGLVSLVVVAPWLAATIAAVLLVVGGGLVVLLASRIRRALRRRRERRAARTTDPP comes from the coding sequence ATGGTCTTCACGTCGGGCTGGGCCAGCGGGGTCAACGCCTATGCGACCGTGCTGGTGCTGGGGCTGATCGGCCGGATCGGCGGCGTGGAGTCGATCCCCGAGGGCCTGCAGCGCACCGACGTGCTCGTGGCGGCCGCGGTCCTCTACGCGCTCGAGTTCGTCACCGACAAGATCCCCTACCTCGACTCGACGTGGGACGCGGTGCACACAGCGATCCGCCCCACGGTCGGCGCCGCGATCGCCCTCCTCGTCTCGGGCGACGCCGACTCCCTGGAGACGGCCGTCCTCACCGCGACCGGCGGGCTGACCGCGCTGGCCTCGCACCTGGTCAAGGGCGGCCTGCGGCTGGCGGTCAACACCTCCCCCGAGCCGGCCAGCAACATCGCGGTCAGCGTGGCAGAGGACGGCGCGGTCGCCGGGCTGGTGTCGCTGGTGGTCGTGGCGCCGTGGCTCGCCGCGACGATCGCGGCGGTGCTGCTCGTCGTCGGCGGCGGGCTGGTCGTCCTGCTCGCCAGCCGGATCCGCCGGGCCC